A genome region from Psychrobacter jeotgali includes the following:
- a CDS encoding sensor histidine kinase produces the protein MIAASRAHTLISRHFQQADTLPPAQLRRLGLIYSSYRFIISLFFLLMSYAAITDNDRLLLPSFLQQTALIFYVVLSLILLGLFYIVPSNQRRQLAFGLALDIVILSLLLYTNGAPVLQLTMLYTVVVAASFMLLHGTQALIVTLMAIIFVIYQQFFYAITNSMSLTNLGNALLISASFLAVGFLSWTLTQRLVNVEKMAASQAKEVEHLNAINQQVISQMINGVIVVDRQHIVLFNKATCHLLGITESAPVCLAAQEQASNVSKHNEQKNESITSSSSTPLISSSYNDSLSHFQQQLTELHAPLIESCLAVPSGQSRTFTYELPMSASTSITTRLRVQTIPLKDDSRLIFLEDLSREQASAQQLKLASLGQLTASIAHEVRNPLAAISQASQLLMEEINELNDQHNDAHLHTPRHTHASSDNHELYQMIFEQTKRVDRIIEDVLKLSRQKLPQQQVITLADWMPQFLDNFFREHDVFLHLHAQPTISFDTHQLEQIFINLINNGLRYSSYAHPHAYVEIEIYRINNDVIIDVLDIGAGVRSEDLEYLFDPFFTTSQSGTGLGLYLSQAFCEANHARLLYIAEHEKTCFRLIMPEAFMVNTK, from the coding sequence ATGATAGCTGCTTCTAGAGCGCATACTTTGATTAGTAGACACTTCCAACAAGCAGATACTTTACCTCCAGCACAATTACGTCGACTGGGGCTTATTTATAGTAGCTATCGCTTTATTATTAGCTTATTTTTCTTGTTAATGTCTTATGCCGCTATAACCGATAATGACCGTCTACTGTTACCTAGCTTTTTACAACAAACGGCTCTAATATTTTATGTGGTACTCAGCCTAATTTTATTGGGTTTATTTTATATAGTGCCTAGTAATCAACGCCGCCAGTTAGCATTTGGTTTGGCCTTAGATATTGTTATTTTAAGTCTATTACTCTATACCAATGGCGCGCCTGTTCTACAGTTGACCATGCTTTACACCGTGGTGGTTGCTGCTAGTTTTATGCTCCTGCATGGCACCCAAGCACTTATCGTCACCTTAATGGCTATTATTTTTGTCATTTATCAGCAGTTTTTTTATGCGATTACTAATAGCATGAGCCTGACTAATTTAGGCAATGCTTTATTAATATCGGCCAGTTTTTTGGCCGTAGGGTTCCTTAGTTGGACCCTTACCCAAAGGTTAGTCAATGTTGAAAAAATGGCCGCCAGTCAGGCCAAAGAAGTCGAGCATTTAAATGCGATCAATCAACAAGTCATTAGCCAGATGATTAATGGAGTTATAGTCGTTGATCGCCAACACATAGTCCTATTTAATAAAGCCACTTGCCACTTACTTGGTATTACCGAATCTGCGCCAGTGTGTTTAGCGGCTCAAGAACAAGCCTCTAACGTTAGCAAGCATAATGAGCAAAAAAATGAATCGATAACCAGTAGCTCGTCAACTCCCCTAATCTCGTCCAGCTATAACGACTCTCTATCTCACTTTCAACAACAGCTGACTGAGTTACACGCCCCACTGATTGAAAGCTGCTTGGCAGTACCTAGTGGCCAGTCTCGCACTTTTACTTATGAGCTACCTATGAGTGCTAGCACTTCGATAACGACCAGGCTACGGGTTCAAACCATTCCTTTAAAAGATGATAGCCGTCTTATCTTTCTTGAAGACCTGTCACGCGAACAAGCCAGCGCTCAACAGTTAAAACTGGCTTCTCTGGGTCAGTTGACCGCCAGTATCGCTCATGAAGTACGTAATCCTTTGGCCGCTATCTCCCAAGCCAGTCAGCTGCTTATGGAGGAGATAAATGAGCTCAATGATCAGCATAACGATGCGCACCTTCATACACCCCGTCATACTCATGCTAGCTCGGACAATCATGAGCTCTACCAAATGATATTTGAGCAAACCAAACGGGTAGATCGTATTATTGAGGATGTATTAAAACTATCTCGTCAAAAGTTGCCTCAGCAGCAAGTTATCACTCTTGCTGACTGGATGCCGCAGTTTTTAGATAATTTTTTTCGTGAACACGATGTTTTTTTGCATCTACATGCGCAGCCTACTATCAGTTTTGATACTCACCAGTTAGAACAAATCTTTATTAATCTTATTAATAATGGTCTACGCTACAGTAGTTACGCTCATCCCCATGCTTACGTCGAGATTGAGATTTATCGTATAAATAACGACGTTATTATCGATGTGCTGGATATCGGTGCTGGAGTGCGCTCTGAGGATTTAGAATATCTATTCGATCCGTTCTTTACTACCAGCCAATCCGGAACGGGTTTAGGATTGTATTTATCACAAGCATTTTGTGAAGCCAATCATGCTCGGCTACTTTATATAGCTGAGCATGAAAAAACCTGCTTTCGCTTAATAATGCCTGAAGCTTTTATGGTCAATACCAAATAA
- a CDS encoding response regulator, with protein MIRVLVVDDHDLVRMGISRMLADSADIEVVGEADSGDMALKLARQLHPDVVLLDVNMPNIGGLEATKRLVQLDLGIKILAVSSMAAQPYPSMLLKAGVHGYITKGTPLDEMIRGIKKVYQGGRYFSHDIADQLAESLLSDNAASPFDLLSDREKQVAMMVVNCQSPQQIADQLFVSVKTINTYRYRIYEKVGVDSDVKLTHLAIRHGLVQP; from the coding sequence ATGATTCGAGTATTAGTAGTAGATGATCATGATTTAGTACGTATGGGTATTAGTCGTATGTTAGCTGACAGCGCTGATATTGAGGTGGTTGGCGAAGCAGATAGTGGCGATATGGCGCTTAAGCTTGCAAGACAACTACATCCTGATGTGGTGCTTCTTGATGTTAATATGCCTAATATAGGGGGGCTGGAAGCCACCAAACGTTTGGTACAACTGGATCTGGGCATCAAAATTTTGGCTGTGAGTAGTATGGCGGCCCAGCCCTATCCTTCAATGCTACTCAAAGCCGGCGTGCATGGCTATATTACCAAAGGTACTCCTCTTGATGAGATGATTCGCGGTATCAAAAAGGTGTATCAGGGCGGGCGCTACTTTAGTCATGATATTGCTGATCAATTAGCAGAATCCTTATTATCAGATAATGCGGCCTCTCCTTTTGATTTGCTAAGTGACCGTGAAAAGCAAGTAGCGATGATGGTGGTTAATTGTCAAAGCCCGCAGCAAATTGCCGATCAATTATTTGTTAGCGTCAAAACCATTAATACCTATCGTTATCGTATTTACGAAAAAGTAGGAGTAGATAGTGACGTTAAGCTTACCCATTTGGCCATTCGTCATGGTTTAGTGCAACCCTAA
- a CDS encoding serine hydrolase has translation MKNLPLTKKQLVAAVISLSLGGVAQAALTINGSSESSARIGWGGVDNLSEARSIMYNGNSGSTIKKVDNGYGTTNITNANSFGSNANRYNTTYRGSFGSSDMLPISTSSRSVAVIDAETGEAIYEKDADIARPMASITKVMTAMVVLDSGLDMSEELILEPEDFIGPKRASSRLKSGDRLNRAEMLLMSLMKSENPAAKSLARNYPGGYDAFMRAMNRKAQELGMTTAFFGDPTGLDKRNVASSNDLVKMVRAAGNYDVIRRFSTTKSYDFFVANYASGNRTYKANNTSSLVRSGDYPIGISKTGFINEAGRCVVMETRVNNRPAIIVILGANSSATRWGDAKNIMTSLATRRTV, from the coding sequence ATGAAGAATCTACCATTAACTAAGAAGCAATTGGTCGCTGCTGTAATTTCATTGAGTTTAGGTGGCGTAGCACAAGCCGCATTGACTATTAATGGTAGCTCCGAATCTAGTGCCCGTATTGGTTGGGGCGGTGTTGATAACTTATCTGAAGCCCGAAGTATCATGTATAACGGTAATAGTGGCAGCACTATTAAAAAGGTCGATAATGGCTATGGTACTACCAATATTACCAATGCTAATAGTTTTGGTAGCAATGCCAACCGCTATAATACGACTTATCGTGGCAGCTTTGGTAGTAGTGATATGCTACCGATTAGTACCAGCTCACGTAGTGTAGCCGTAATTGATGCCGAGACTGGCGAAGCTATCTATGAAAAAGATGCCGATATCGCACGGCCCATGGCGAGTATTACTAAGGTAATGACGGCAATGGTGGTTCTAGATAGTGGCCTTGATATGAGTGAAGAGCTGATTTTAGAGCCAGAGGACTTTATTGGTCCTAAACGTGCCAGCTCACGTCTTAAATCTGGCGATCGTCTGAATCGTGCCGAGATGTTACTGATGTCGCTGATGAAATCAGAGAATCCAGCAGCCAAGAGCTTAGCTCGTAACTATCCAGGTGGCTACGACGCCTTTATGCGTGCTATGAATCGTAAAGCGCAAGAGCTGGGTATGACCACCGCTTTCTTCGGTGATCCAACCGGACTGGATAAGCGTAATGTAGCTTCTTCTAATGATTTGGTTAAAATGGTACGTGCAGCAGGGAACTACGATGTTATCCGCCGTTTCTCTACTACCAAGAGCTATGATTTCTTCGTTGCTAACTATGCCAGCGGCAACCGCACTTATAAAGCCAATAATACCAGCAGCTTAGTACGCTCAGGTGATTATCCCATCGGTATCTCAAAAACAGGTTTCATTAACGAAGCCGGACGTTGTGTGGTAATGGAAACTCGGGTTAATAACCGTCCTGCCATTATTGTCATCTTGGGCGCTAATAGCTCAGCTACTCGCTGGGGCGATGCCAAAAATATTATGACCAGTTTGGCAACCCGCCGTACCGTTTAA
- a CDS encoding TraR/DksA family transcriptional regulator: MSIDLDVAKQELLKLKDEYETRINKIEDHIQNPQDDLNEHWEDQAISYRQNDMRKSLMGEARQSLIYVENALSRIENGTYGECEVCGKDIEEKRLQALPYATLCMEHAE, translated from the coding sequence ATGAGCATCGATTTAGACGTTGCCAAACAAGAACTATTAAAACTAAAAGACGAATATGAAACTCGCATTAATAAGATTGAGGATCATATCCAAAACCCACAAGATGACTTGAATGAACATTGGGAAGATCAGGCCATCTCTTATCGTCAGAACGATATGCGTAAAAGCTTAATGGGTGAGGCGCGTCAAAGTTTGATTTATGTCGAAAATGCATTGAGCCGTATCGAAAATGGTACTTATGGTGAGTGCGAGGTTTGCGGTAAAGATATAGAAGAAAAGCGTCTACAAGCCCTGCCTTATGCCACATTATGTATGGAACATGCTGAATAG